The Pseudomonas iranensis genome includes a window with the following:
- a CDS encoding fatty acid cis/trans isomerase codes for MPHRFISLWLLVLSGSVAAQDPAISSSTSYTRDIQPIFTEKCVACHACYDSACQLNLGSGEGAARGASKMPVYDGERTQAAPTTRLFYDAFGKRAWQQKDFYSVLDAQGSQAALMARMLELGHKTPLTPNAKLPEEIVLGLNRNNLCAMPAEFDGYAGAHPKEGMPLAVTGLTDQQYQTLQRWLASGAPIDEQSLAPSAKEAMQILQWENLLNAPGARQSLVGRWLFEHWYLAHIYFKDGEPGRYFQWVRSRTPSGQPIDLIATRRPNDDPGTQVYYRLWPVQGVIVHKTHITYPLSAAKMARIKSLFYNGNWQVNALPGYGPQSRANPFATFEAIPAQARYQFMLDNAEYFVRTFIRGPVCRGQIATDVIRDNFWALFQAPEHDLYITDPNYRGQATPLLAMPGQNDDVGSVLSLWRNYRDKRNEYEALRRDSYADLPAPSWSTLWAGNDNALLSIFRHFDSASVTKGLIGEVPQTMWLFDYPLLERTYYQLAVNFDVFGNVSHQAQTRLYFDLIRNGAEQNFLRLMPADSREDYLNDWYQDGGQFKMWLDYEAIDDDKPTALKLDEKDPKHDFAMQLLARYGDLNARPDPINRCDGAYCSRPNIDPALQNAEQALSRLASRPAAGLKVIDQLPEATLLRVETASGKREVYSVLRNRAHSNVAFLLGESLRYQPGLDTLTIYPGVLTSYPNFMFNVPAEQVPAFVDAMENARDANRFEKIVERWGIRRSHPQFWLYFHDLSQYIHETDPVEEGVLDMNRYENL; via the coding sequence ATGCCGCACCGCTTCATCAGTTTATGGTTGCTGGTCCTGAGCGGGAGCGTTGCGGCGCAAGATCCTGCCATTTCTTCTTCCACCTCCTACACCCGCGATATCCAACCGATCTTCACCGAGAAGTGCGTGGCCTGCCATGCTTGCTATGACTCGGCGTGTCAGCTCAATCTGGGCAGTGGCGAAGGCGCCGCCCGTGGCGCGAGCAAGATGCCGGTGTACGACGGCGAACGCACCCAGGCGGCACCGACCACGCGCTTGTTTTACGACGCCTTCGGCAAGCGCGCCTGGCAGCAGAAAGACTTCTATTCGGTGCTCGACGCCCAGGGCAGTCAGGCCGCGCTGATGGCACGCATGCTTGAACTCGGCCACAAGACGCCGCTGACGCCGAACGCCAAACTGCCGGAAGAGATTGTTCTTGGGCTCAATCGCAACAATCTATGCGCAATGCCTGCGGAGTTCGACGGATATGCCGGCGCGCACCCGAAAGAGGGCATGCCGCTCGCGGTCACTGGCCTGACCGATCAGCAATATCAAACCTTGCAGCGCTGGCTGGCGTCTGGCGCGCCGATTGACGAGCAGAGCCTGGCGCCGAGTGCCAAAGAGGCCATGCAGATCTTGCAGTGGGAAAACCTGCTTAACGCCCCCGGCGCCCGGCAAAGTCTGGTCGGGCGCTGGCTGTTCGAGCACTGGTATCTGGCGCACATCTATTTCAAGGATGGTGAGCCGGGGCGTTATTTCCAGTGGGTGCGCTCGCGTACGCCGAGCGGCCAGCCGATCGACCTGATCGCCACGCGCCGCCCCAACGACGACCCGGGCACGCAGGTGTATTACCGCTTGTGGCCGGTGCAGGGGGTGATCGTGCACAAGACGCACATCACTTATCCGCTGAGCGCGGCGAAAATGGCCCGGATCAAGAGCCTGTTCTACAACGGCAACTGGCAGGTCAATGCGCTGCCGGGTTACGGCCCGCAGAGCCGTGCCAATCCGTTTGCCACTTTCGAGGCGATTCCGGCGCAGGCGCGCTATCAGTTCATGCTCGATAACGCTGAATACTTCGTCCGCACCTTCATTCGCGGCCCGGTGTGCCGTGGGCAGATCGCGACCGACGTGATCCGCGACAACTTCTGGGCGCTGTTCCAGGCGCCGGAACATGATCTCTACATCACCGACCCGAACTACCGTGGCCAGGCTACGCCGCTGCTGGCGATGCCGGGGCAGAACGACGATGTCGGCAGCGTGCTGAGCCTGTGGCGCAACTACCGCGACAAGCGCAACGAATACGAGGCACTGCGCCGTGACAGCTATGCCGATCTGCCGGCGCCGAGCTGGTCGACGCTGTGGGCCGGCAACGACAACGCCTTGCTGAGCATTTTCCGCCACTTCGACAGCGCTTCGGTGACCAAGGGGCTGATCGGAGAGGTGCCGCAAACCATGTGGCTGTTCGACTATCCACTGCTCGAGCGCACCTATTATCAGCTCGCGGTCAACTTCGACGTGTTCGGCAACGTCTCCCATCAGGCGCAGACCCGTCTGTATTTCGACCTGATCCGTAACGGCGCCGAGCAGAACTTCCTGCGCCTGATGCCCGCCGACTCACGTGAGGATTACCTCAACGATTGGTACCAGGACGGCGGCCAGTTCAAGATGTGGCTCGATTACGAGGCCATCGATGACGACAAACCGACCGCGCTCAAACTCGACGAAAAAGACCCGAAACACGATTTCGCCATGCAGTTGCTGGCGCGCTACGGTGATCTGAACGCGCGGCCGGACCCGATCAATCGCTGCGACGGCGCTTATTGCTCGCGACCGAATATCGATCCGGCGTTGCAGAACGCCGAGCAGGCCCTGAGCCGTCTGGCCTCGCGACCGGCCGCAGGGTTGAAAGTCATCGACCAGTTGCCCGAAGCGACCTTGCTGCGCGTTGAAACCGCCAGTGGCAAGCGCGAGGTCTACAGCGTGCTGCGCAACCGCGCGCACAGCAACGTGGCGTTTTTGCTCGGTGAGTCGCTGCGCTATCAACCGGGTCTCGACACCTTGACGATCTATCCGGGCGTACTCACCAGTTACCCGAACTTCATGTTCAACGTACCGGCCGAGCAGGTTCCAGCGTTTGTCGATGCCATGGAGAATGCCAGGGATGCCAATCGGTTCGAAAAAATCGTCGAACGCTGGGGCATTCGTCGCAGTCATCCGCAGTTCTGGCTGTATTTCCACGATCTGAGCCAGTACATCCACGAAACCGATCCGGTGGAAGAGGGTGTGCTGGATATGAACCGGTACGAGAACCTTTGA
- the nfuA gene encoding Fe-S biogenesis protein NfuA has product MTAITITDAAHDYLADLLSKQNTPGIGIRVFITQPGTQYAETCIAYCKPGEEKPEDTALGLKSFTAYIDSFSEAFLDDAVVDYATDRMGGQLTIKAPNAKVPMVNADSPVNERINYYLQTEINPGLASHGGQVSLIDVVEDGIAVLQFGGGCQGCGQADVTLKEGIERTLLERIPELKGVRDVTDHTQKENAYY; this is encoded by the coding sequence ATGACCGCTATTACCATTACCGACGCCGCCCATGATTACCTGGCCGATCTGCTCTCCAAGCAGAACACCCCGGGCATCGGCATCCGCGTTTTCATTACCCAGCCTGGTACCCAGTACGCCGAAACCTGCATTGCCTACTGCAAGCCGGGCGAAGAGAAACCTGAAGATACCGCGCTGGGGCTGAAAAGCTTCACCGCCTACATCGATTCCTTCAGCGAAGCGTTTCTTGACGACGCCGTTGTCGACTATGCCACCGACCGTATGGGCGGCCAGCTGACCATCAAGGCGCCAAATGCCAAAGTGCCGATGGTCAATGCCGACAGCCCGGTCAACGAGCGCATTAACTATTACCTGCAAACCGAGATCAACCCGGGGCTGGCCAGCCACGGCGGTCAGGTCAGCCTGATCGATGTGGTCGAGGACGGCATTGCCGTGTTGCAGTTCGGTGGCGGTTGCCAGGGCTGCGGCCAGGCTGACGTGACCTTGAAGGAAGGCATCGAGCGTACTCTGCTCGAGCGCATCCCGGAGCTCAAGGGCGTTCGCGACGTGACCGATCACACGCAGAAAGAAAACGCCTACTACTAA
- the cobM gene encoding precorrin-4 C(11)-methyltransferase, with amino-acid sequence MTVYFIGAGPGDPELITVKGQRLIRSCPVIIYAGSLVPAAVLEGHQAEIVANSAELHLEQIIDLIRTAHAQGQDVARVHSGDPGLYGAIGEQIRYLRELGIPFEIIPGVTATAACAALLGAELTLPDISQSVILTRYADKTAMPVGEELASLAQHGATMAIHLGVNHLEKILVELLPHYGADCPIAVIHRATWPDQDWVVGTLADIAAKVEAKGFRRTALILVGRVLGSEVFSESSLYRAGHAHLYRP; translated from the coding sequence ATGACCGTCTATTTCATCGGCGCCGGCCCCGGCGATCCGGAACTCATCACCGTCAAAGGCCAACGGCTGATTCGCAGCTGCCCGGTGATCATTTATGCCGGCTCGCTGGTACCCGCAGCGGTGCTGGAAGGTCATCAGGCCGAAATCGTGGCCAATAGCGCTGAACTGCATCTGGAACAGATCATCGATCTGATCAGGACTGCCCATGCCCAAGGCCAGGATGTTGCCCGCGTGCATTCGGGGGATCCAGGTCTGTACGGCGCGATTGGTGAGCAGATCCGCTACTTGCGTGAGCTGGGCATTCCTTTCGAGATCATTCCGGGCGTGACCGCCACGGCTGCATGCGCAGCGCTGCTGGGCGCCGAGTTGACCCTGCCGGACATTTCGCAAAGCGTGATCCTGACCCGTTACGCCGACAAGACCGCGATGCCCGTTGGCGAGGAGCTGGCCAGCCTGGCGCAGCATGGCGCGACCATGGCCATTCATTTGGGGGTCAATCATCTGGAAAAGATTTTGGTTGAATTGCTGCCGCATTACGGCGCGGACTGCCCGATTGCCGTGATTCACCGCGCGACATGGCCGGATCAGGACTGGGTCGTCGGTACACTGGCGGACATTGCCGCAAAGGTCGAGGCCAAAGGGTTTCGGCGTACGGCGCTGATTCTGGTCGGGCGGGTGCTGGGCAGCGAGGTGTTCAGCGAGTCTTCGTTGTATCGCGCCGGGCATGCGCATTTGTACCGACCGTGA
- a CDS encoding cobalamin biosynthesis protein, with product MSDDRAAPTFVVGLGCQRGCPASTLRALLDQALQAHRIELRAVKALASIDLKRDEPGLLELATQLNLPLQYFNSAELAPFQQRLSHQSQIAFERTGCYGVAESAALALAEQLIQAPAKLLIHRQKYAQATLALAGAA from the coding sequence ATGAGCGATGACCGCGCAGCGCCGACCTTCGTGGTCGGCCTCGGCTGCCAGCGCGGCTGCCCGGCCAGTACGTTGCGTGCATTACTCGATCAAGCGTTGCAGGCGCACCGCATCGAGTTGCGAGCGGTCAAGGCTCTGGCGAGTATCGATCTCAAGCGCGACGAACCGGGGTTGCTGGAACTGGCCACACAATTGAACCTGCCGCTGCAGTATTTCAATAGTGCCGAGCTGGCGCCCTTTCAACAGCGCCTCAGTCATCAATCGCAGATCGCCTTTGAGCGCACCGGCTGCTACGGCGTGGCGGAAAGCGCCGCGCTGGCGCTGGCCGAGCAACTGATTCAGGCGCCGGCGAAACTGCTGATCCACCGGCAGAAATATGCGCAGGCCACGCTGGCATTGGCCGGCGCTGCATAA
- a CDS encoding CbtA family protein: MIKRIAQTAGFTGLLAALLLTLLQSFWVSPLILQAETFEKSEPVAEAHQHATGTAAHSHDAEAWEPEDGWQRVASTTGGNLVVAVGFALMLAGLYTLRAPTRTSQGLLWGLAGYATFVLAPTLGLPPELPGTAAADLASRQIWWIGTAASTAVGLALIAFSRHWLMKLLGVAILAVPHVIGAPQPQVHSMLAPEALETQFKIASQLTNVAFWLALGVISAWLFRRKSASQYQA, from the coding sequence ATGATCAAGCGTATCGCGCAAACCGCAGGCTTCACCGGCCTGCTGGCCGCCCTGCTGCTGACGTTGCTGCAGAGCTTCTGGGTATCGCCACTGATTCTTCAGGCCGAAACCTTCGAGAAATCCGAGCCGGTCGCCGAAGCTCACCAACATGCCACCGGTACCGCCGCCCACAGCCATGATGCTGAGGCCTGGGAGCCAGAAGATGGCTGGCAGCGTGTGGCTTCGACCACTGGCGGCAATCTGGTGGTTGCGGTCGGTTTCGCTTTGATGCTCGCTGGCCTGTACACCCTGCGCGCACCGACCAGGACTTCGCAAGGCCTGCTCTGGGGTCTGGCCGGTTACGCGACGTTCGTTCTCGCGCCGACCTTGGGCCTGCCACCTGAATTGCCGGGCACAGCCGCCGCTGATCTGGCTTCGCGGCAGATCTGGTGGATCGGCACCGCCGCTTCGACCGCAGTCGGTCTGGCACTGATTGCCTTCAGCCGCCACTGGTTGATGAAGCTTCTCGGTGTGGCGATTCTCGCCGTGCCGCATGTGATTGGCGCGCCGCAACCGCAGGTGCATTCGATGCTTGCCCCCGAGGCGCTGGAAACGCAGTTCAAGATCGCTTCGCAGCTGACCAACGTGGCGTTCTGGCTGGCTTTGGGCGTGATCAGTGCGTGGTTGTTCCGCCGCAAAAGCGCGAGCCAATACCAGGCATGA
- a CDS encoding CbtB domain-containing protein: MSIISNTVSHTDHISSSTTLGQRVAAALFASILGASLVWFAGFSHIEAVHNAAHDTRHSAAFPCH; this comes from the coding sequence ATGTCGATCATCAGCAACACCGTCAGCCACACTGACCACATCTCCAGCAGCACCACACTCGGCCAACGCGTCGCCGCCGCCCTCTTCGCCTCGATCCTCGGTGCCAGCCTGGTCTGGTTCGCCGGTTTCTCGCACATCGAAGCGGTGCACAACGCCGCCCACGATACCCGCCACAGCGCCGCGTTCCCGTGCCACTGA
- the cobW gene encoding cobalamin biosynthesis protein CobW, translating into MKTLAKLPVTIVTGFLGSGKTTLLRHMLDNAQGRRIAVIVNEFGELGIDGEILKQCTIGCTEEEASGRVYELANGCLCCTVQEEFFPVMRELVARRGDLDHILIETSGLALPKPLVQAFQWPEIRSACTVDAVITVVDSPAVAAGTFAAFPDQVDAQRKLDPNLDHESPLHELFADQLASADLVILNKADQTSAEDLARVRAEVAEELPPAVKIIEASNGRLPLDVLIGLGAGSEEHIDSRHSHHDHHHDGDDDDHDHDAFDSISIELPQADESLLLDALTQLVVQHGILRVKGFAAIPHKPMRLLIQGVGTRFDKHFDRQWGAEEARVTRLVLIGQELDAAQLEAQLRAALSV; encoded by the coding sequence ATGAAAACACTGGCCAAACTCCCCGTCACTATCGTCACCGGTTTCCTCGGTTCGGGCAAAACCACGCTGCTGCGGCACATGCTCGACAACGCTCAGGGCCGGCGCATCGCGGTGATTGTCAACGAGTTTGGCGAGCTCGGTATCGACGGTGAAATCCTCAAGCAATGCACCATCGGCTGCACCGAAGAAGAGGCCAGCGGCCGCGTATATGAGCTGGCCAACGGCTGCCTGTGCTGCACGGTGCAGGAAGAATTCTTTCCGGTGATGCGCGAGCTGGTCGCCCGTCGCGGCGATCTTGATCACATTCTCATCGAAACCTCTGGCCTGGCCTTGCCCAAGCCGTTGGTGCAAGCCTTCCAGTGGCCGGAAATTCGCAGTGCCTGCACTGTCGATGCGGTGATCACCGTGGTCGACAGCCCGGCCGTCGCTGCTGGCACCTTCGCAGCGTTCCCGGATCAGGTCGATGCCCAGCGCAAACTCGATCCGAACCTTGATCACGAGTCGCCGCTGCACGAATTGTTCGCCGATCAACTGGCCAGTGCTGACCTGGTCATCCTCAACAAAGCCGACCAGACCAGCGCGGAAGATCTGGCTCGGGTGCGCGCTGAAGTCGCCGAAGAGCTGCCGCCAGCGGTAAAAATCATCGAAGCCAGCAACGGCCGCCTGCCGCTCGACGTGTTGATCGGCCTCGGTGCCGGCTCTGAGGAGCACATCGACAGCCGTCACAGTCACCACGATCACCACCATGACGGTGATGACGACGATCACGATCACGACGCCTTCGATTCGATCTCAATCGAACTGCCGCAAGCCGATGAAAGCCTGCTGCTCGACGCGCTGACGCAACTGGTGGTGCAACACGGCATTCTGCGCGTGAAAGGCTTCGCGGCGATTCCGCACAAGCCGATGCGCCTGTTGATCCAGGGTGTGGGCACGCGTTTCGACAAGCATTTCGACCGTCAGTGGGGCGCCGAAGAAGCGCGCGTCACGCGTCTGGTGCTGATCGGCCAGGAACTCGATGCCGCACAACTCGAAGCGCAATTGCGCGCTGCGCTCAGCGTTTAA
- the cobN gene encoding cobaltochelatase subunit CobN, protein MHLLRTQPGGFVSDDNIADLGQTPAELVILCSGDSSLALLAEAAQQLPDDYPSLRLANPMQVQNHASVDLYVDEVLRHAKVILISLHGGIAYWRYGVERLVELSERGVQLILVPGDDRPDPELSDLSTVSAEVRDRLWQFLRQGGMGNALDFFRCLGNQWFARDYSWGEPQTLPRTAIYHPQKNSAALSDWQAEWLHGQPVAALLFYRSHLQAANTAFIDVFCQRLQAAGLNPLPIAVASLKEPGCLSVVEDWLDEVEAGVILNTTGFAQSSPEAPHLRPFRRNIPVIQAICAQDNEPGWRDSEQGLGPRDLAMHIALPELDGRIISRPISFKDLAWRSERSQSDVVCYRAQPERMDFVAELARRWVALARVPNGEKRIALILANYPTRDGRIGNGVGLDTPAAALNILRALRAEGYPITAELPESGTELIQQLLGGVSNDLDSLDLRPCQQSLAMDDYLAMFNALPEANRVAVQERWGTPQNDPMCRDGRLMIAGLRFGLTFVGIQPARGYQVDPSAVYHDPDLVPPHGYLAFYFWLRNTYGAHGVIHVGKHGNLEWLPGKGVGLSENCWPDALLGPLPNIYPFIVNDPGEGAQAKRRTQAVIIDHLMPPLTRAETYGPLRNLELLADEYYEAQLLDPRRARELQRDILQLVRDTQIDRELQLDAALDSDADAAIWLPRLDTYLCDLKESQIRDGLHIFGESPSGRLRIDTLLALLRIPRGDGKGAQSSLLRALAKAFALGFDPLDCALADPWSGPRPTELQTICEEVWRTAGDTRERLELFAADLISQTLNVPCGSEPARESGVSVKAQLSDPTPSRAGSLPQGSGWAEVDSILDNLREVVAPRLDACGPAEMRGLLDALSGRFVPAGPSGAPSRGRLDVLPTGRNFYSVDVRNLPTTTAWRIGFQSATLILERHLQDHGDHLRQLGLSVWGTATMRTGGDDIAQAMALMGVRPVWATGSQRVDDFEILPLSLLDRPRVDVTLRVSGFFRDAFANLIRLFDAAVQAVAALDEPDDLNPLAAKVRAERQALLQSGVDEDTARRQAGWRIFGAKPGAYGAGVQGAIDGRLWQTREDLAEVYLNWGAYAYSGADEGTAARAQFSQRLSQVQAVLQNQDNREHDLLDSNDYYQFQGGMLAAVETLRGEAAASYHGDHSQPDLPKIRTLKEELNRVVRSRAANPKWIDGIKRHGYKGAFELAATVDNLFAFDATTQLIDDHQYALLAEAYLLDPATRDFVREHNPHALRDMTERMLEAQQRGMWQEPGAYKEALENLLLDIEEDM, encoded by the coding sequence ATGCACCTGCTCAGGACCCAGCCCGGCGGATTCGTCTCGGACGACAACATTGCCGATCTCGGACAAACCCCCGCCGAGCTGGTGATCCTGTGCAGCGGCGATTCCAGCCTGGCGCTGCTCGCCGAGGCTGCGCAGCAATTGCCCGATGACTACCCGAGCCTGCGTCTGGCCAACCCGATGCAGGTGCAGAATCATGCTTCGGTCGATCTGTACGTCGACGAAGTGCTGCGCCACGCCAAAGTCATTCTGATCTCGCTGCATGGCGGCATTGCCTATTGGCGCTACGGCGTCGAGCGGCTGGTCGAGTTGTCCGAACGCGGCGTGCAACTGATTCTGGTGCCTGGCGATGACCGCCCGGACCCCGAGCTCAGTGACTTGAGCACGGTCAGCGCCGAAGTACGCGATAGACTCTGGCAATTTCTGCGTCAGGGCGGCATGGGCAATGCGCTGGATTTTTTCCGCTGCTTGGGCAACCAATGGTTTGCCCGGGATTATTCGTGGGGCGAGCCGCAAACCCTGCCGCGCACGGCGATTTATCACCCACAGAAAAACAGCGCTGCGCTGAGCGACTGGCAAGCCGAATGGCTGCATGGTCAACCGGTGGCGGCGCTGTTGTTTTATCGCTCGCATTTGCAGGCGGCGAACACGGCGTTCATCGATGTGTTCTGTCAGCGTTTGCAGGCAGCCGGGCTCAATCCGCTGCCGATCGCGGTGGCCAGTCTGAAAGAACCCGGTTGTCTGTCGGTGGTCGAGGACTGGCTGGATGAAGTCGAGGCGGGGGTGATTCTCAACACCACCGGTTTTGCCCAGTCCAGCCCCGAAGCGCCGCATCTGCGCCCGTTTCGCCGCAACATCCCAGTGATTCAAGCCATCTGCGCTCAGGACAACGAACCCGGCTGGCGCGACAGCGAACAGGGTCTCGGGCCGCGCGATCTGGCGATGCACATTGCTTTGCCGGAGCTTGACGGGCGCATCATCAGCCGCCCGATCAGCTTCAAGGATCTGGCTTGGCGCAGCGAGCGCAGCCAGTCCGATGTGGTCTGCTACCGCGCCCAGCCCGAACGCATGGATTTCGTCGCCGAACTGGCGCGGCGTTGGGTTGCTTTGGCACGCGTGCCGAACGGCGAAAAACGCATCGCCCTGATCCTCGCCAACTACCCGACCCGCGACGGCCGCATCGGCAATGGCGTCGGCCTCGATACGCCGGCGGCGGCGCTTAATATCCTCCGCGCATTGCGTGCCGAAGGTTATCCGATCACGGCCGAGTTGCCCGAGAGCGGCACCGAACTGATCCAGCAACTGCTCGGCGGTGTCAGCAACGACCTCGATAGTCTCGACCTGCGCCCGTGCCAGCAGAGCCTGGCGATGGACGATTACCTGGCGATGTTCAACGCGTTGCCGGAGGCGAATCGTGTCGCGGTGCAAGAGCGTTGGGGGACGCCGCAAAACGATCCGATGTGTCGCGACGGTCGCCTGATGATCGCCGGTCTGCGTTTCGGTCTGACCTTTGTCGGCATCCAGCCGGCCCGGGGTTATCAGGTCGATCCGAGCGCGGTGTACCACGACCCGGATCTGGTTCCGCCGCACGGTTATCTGGCGTTCTATTTCTGGTTGCGCAACACCTACGGCGCTCACGGCGTGATCCACGTCGGCAAGCATGGCAATCTCGAATGGTTGCCGGGCAAAGGCGTCGGCCTTTCGGAGAATTGCTGGCCGGACGCGCTGCTCGGGCCGCTGCCGAATATCTATCCGTTTATCGTCAACGATCCGGGCGAGGGCGCTCAGGCCAAACGCCGCACGCAAGCGGTGATCATCGACCACCTGATGCCGCCGCTGACCCGCGCCGAAACCTACGGGCCGCTGCGCAATCTGGAGCTGCTCGCCGACGAATATTACGAGGCGCAACTGCTCGATCCGCGCCGTGCCCGCGAGTTGCAGCGCGACATTCTGCAATTGGTGCGGGACACGCAAATCGACCGCGAATTGCAACTGGATGCCGCGCTGGACAGCGATGCCGATGCGGCGATCTGGTTGCCGCGTCTGGACACTTATCTGTGCGATCTGAAGGAATCGCAGATTCGCGACGGGTTGCACATTTTTGGTGAATCGCCGAGCGGGCGCTTGCGTATCGACACCTTGCTGGCGTTGCTGCGCATCCCGCGCGGTGACGGCAAGGGCGCGCAGTCGAGTCTGCTGCGAGCACTGGCCAAAGCGTTTGCTCTCGGTTTTGATCCGCTGGATTGCGCGTTGGCCGATCCCTGGAGCGGCCCGCGTCCGACCGAGTTGCAGACCATCTGCGAAGAAGTCTGGCGCACCGCCGGCGACACCCGCGAGCGCCTCGAATTGTTTGCCGCAGACCTGATCTCCCAAACACTGAACGTGCCCTGTGGGAGCGAGCCTGCTCGGGAAAGCGGTGTGTCAGTAAAAGCACAGCTGTCTGACCCGACGCCTTCGCGAGCAGGCTCGCTCCCACAAGGGTCGGGTTGGGCTGAGGTTGACTCGATACTCGACAATCTGCGCGAAGTCGTCGCCCCACGGCTCGATGCTTGTGGCCCGGCCGAAATGCGCGGTCTGCTTGACGCCCTCAGCGGTCGTTTCGTCCCTGCCGGCCCCAGCGGTGCTCCGAGCCGTGGCCGTCTCGATGTGCTGCCGACCGGGCGCAACTTCTATTCGGTGGACGTGCGCAATCTGCCGACCACCACCGCGTGGCGCATCGGATTCCAGTCGGCGACGCTGATTCTCGAACGGCATCTGCAGGACCACGGCGATCACTTGCGCCAACTCGGCTTGTCCGTGTGGGGCACCGCAACCATGCGCACCGGCGGCGACGACATCGCTCAGGCCATGGCGTTGATGGGCGTGCGTCCGGTCTGGGCCACGGGCAGTCAGCGCGTGGATGATTTCGAGATTCTGCCGCTGAGTCTGCTCGATCGTCCGCGGGTCGACGTGACGCTGCGGGTTTCGGGGTTTTTCCGTGATGCGTTTGCCAATCTCATCCGCCTGTTCGACGCCGCCGTGCAAGCGGTGGCCGCGCTGGACGAGCCGGACGATTTGAATCCACTCGCCGCCAAGGTGCGCGCCGAACGCCAGGCGCTGTTGCAGTCGGGCGTCGATGAAGACACCGCGCGGCGTCAGGCCGGGTGGCGCATCTTCGGCGCGAAACCGGGGGCGTATGGCGCCGGGGTGCAAGGCGCCATCGACGGGCGTTTGTGGCAGACCCGCGAAGACCTCGCCGAGGTTTACCTGAACTGGGGCGCCTACGCTTATAGCGGTGCTGACGAGGGCACGGCTGCCCGCGCGCAATTCAGCCAGCGTCTGAGCCAGGTGCAGGCAGTTCTGCAAAACCAGGACAACCGCGAGCATGACTTGCTCGATTCCAACGATTACTACCAGTTCCAGGGCGGCATGCTCGCTGCGGTGGAGACGCTGCGTGGCGAAGCGGCGGCCAGTTATCACGGCGATCACAGCCAGCCGGATCTGCCGAAGATTCGTACCCTGAAGGAAGAGTTGAACCGTGTGGTGCGCTCGCGCGCGGCGAATCCGAAGTGGATCGACGGAATCAAGCGTCACGGCTACAAAGGCGCGTTCGAACTGGCGGCGACGGTTGATAATCTGTTCGCCTTCGATGCGACTACGCAATTGATCGACGACCATCAGTACGCGTTGCTGGCGGAGGCATATTTGCTCGATCCGGCAACCCGGGATTTTGTCCGTGAGCATAATCCCCATGCTCTGCGCGACATGACCGAACGCATGCTCGAAGCGCAGCAGCGCGGGATGTGGCAGGAGCCTGGGGCTTATAAAGAGGCGCTGGAGAATTTGCTGTTGGATATCGAGGAAGATATGTAG
- a CDS encoding ATP-binding protein codes for MTDTPHFPLSAVVGADDLKLALCLTAIDPKIGGVLIEGPRGMAKSTLARGLADLLASGQFVTLPLGATEERLVGTLDLDAALSDGRAQFSPGVLAKADGGVLYVDEVNLLPDHLVDLLLDVAASGTNLIERDGISHRHSAKFVLIGTMNPEEGELRPQLLDRFGLNVALSGHTAPAERGQIIRRRLDFDSDPQGFCALWASEQHILRARCESARERLAAIPLDDAALALITERCFAAGVDGLRADLVWLRAARAHAAWRGADAIAEEDIDAVAEFALRHRRREQPLAGAEPQAQSPSGADSKSGEGQGQWGEMPATAQATGTRREVPSWPPLAKKP; via the coding sequence ATGACCGACACCCCGCATTTCCCACTCTCCGCCGTGGTCGGCGCCGATGACTTGAAGCTCGCCCTGTGCCTGACCGCCATCGACCCGAAAATCGGCGGCGTACTCATCGAAGGTCCGCGCGGCATGGCCAAGTCGACGCTGGCGAGGGGCCTGGCGGATCTGCTCGCCAGCGGCCAGTTTGTCACTTTGCCGTTGGGCGCTACCGAAGAGCGGCTGGTCGGCACCCTCGATCTCGATGCTGCCCTGAGCGACGGTCGCGCGCAGTTTTCGCCCGGTGTTCTGGCCAAGGCTGACGGTGGCGTGCTCTATGTCGATGAGGTCAATCTGCTGCCTGATCACTTGGTCGACCTGCTGCTCGATGTCGCTGCCAGCGGTACCAACCTGATCGAGCGCGACGGCATTTCCCATCGGCATTCGGCCAAATTCGTTCTGATCGGCACCATGAACCCGGAAGAGGGCGAGCTGCGGCCGCAATTGCTTGACCGCTTCGGCTTGAACGTTGCCCTCAGCGGCCACACCGCGCCCGCCGAACGCGGACAGATCATTCGCCGACGTCTGGATTTCGACAGCGATCCACAAGGGTTCTGCGCGCTGTGGGCGAGCGAGCAACACATCCTGCGTGCGCGCTGTGAAAGCGCCCGCGAGCGCTTGGCAGCCATTCCGCTGGATGACGCGGCATTGGCGTTGATTACCGAGCGTTGTTTCGCTGCTGGCGTCGATGGCTTGCGTGCCGATCTGGTCTGGTTGCGCGCGGCCCGCGCCCATGCCGCGTGGCGTGGGGCGGATGCGATTGCTGAAGAGGACATCGACGCGGTGGCCGAATTTGCCCTGCGCCATCGCCGTCGCGAGCAGCCCTTGGCCGGCGCGGAGCCACAAGCGCAATCTCCGTCAGGCGCAGACAGCAAATCCGGTGAAGGGCAGGGCCAGTGGGGCGAGATGCCGGCGACGGCGCAAGCCACCGGTACCCGCCGCGAAGTTCCGAGCTGGCCACCACTGGCAAAAAAGCCCTAG